TTCATCAGGCCGTATTCTACATTAACTTTCTAAatttcaaaacgtgtttttttgtttgcttgattgAAAGATCcagtgataaaataaaataatatggATTATTACCACAGTATACCGCCTTGCACTTGTTTTTGTCTGAGGCAGTTATTGTAGTCGTAAATAATACAACTGTCCACTCTGTTTTAATATTATAATGAGAGGCAGCAGCTGCTACTTAGACTGTAACTACAATAATTTTTCATTCAGGGGTTGCAAATCTTCAAGCAATAAATCAAGCCGAATTTGTACAGTCACATAGAATCCTGAAAATGAATGCATTGTAATGAAAAGAGGCCAAAAATAGTATTATTGATATTCGGTTTCTCTGTCTGTGTTATTCAGTCAACCAATCCTGGGTGCGAAATGCAAAACTGTAGCTACAGTATGCATTGCTGATTGCTGGAAATTTGGATCTGGTTTACAGGAGCCCTTCAGTTGAAGAGCTACAGCCTGGGCCCTGGTTGTTCagaagccgattaacgctaatcccagttTAAAACTTAACCAAGGAATTTATAATATTTCTCTAatgccaaatgctgttcaacgctgatgtTCGGCAAAGTTTTACATTTAGAAGAAGTTAAtcatgaaaaacaaatataagcaaaagaaacgttcaacaaaaagttgaaaacatgaaacaaaagtataCACTAATCCtgggttaagttaatcagcCTTCAAACAACGAGGCCCTGATTTGTAGCAGATTTCTCAATGAATTAAAACAATGCTAAAAAGGAGTTCAGATTTTGATCAGCCTTCAGTTTTTCCAGGAGGTTTTAACACATTGACTCATACAAtgtaggagtgagacttgatagattttactctgtctaacgtcagaaGATTTTACTTATCAGCTTGGGCCATCGTATGGTACTtaaggagtcagtgggttaaatggGTTTAAAGAACTCAACAGCAACAAGAACAGAAttctcatttttcattttattgaagGCTAGCTGCAAAAATTATTAGTGAACCACTAAATTATGTTAAGCAGTTCCCTCGCATGAAATCCTCTTTCACCTGGTTGAGGTTCTATAATACTTTCTTGATCCAGTGGAGTGAATTTGTGATCATCTCAAACCTGAAACTCTCTAACTATCatcttagggtgcgtttgattcaATGACCGTAATccgaaataggaatacatggaatagaagtttgaaatccttccttttttcggagattcacattaaaattgtcaaacacctgctaaaatgctattttaaacatatcctATTATCCTTGccgcttcaaaacgccagattcaatgttttaaatcatcacaccatgtattcttattccggaatagggtcaatcgaacgcactcttAATTAGTTACTGATGACTGTTGAGTTTATACCAGTGATATTGGCCTCGACTGGGTGGATAAATTGGATGTGGTGGGAGGAGAGGGTGGATCAGCTAAAATCTCAGAATTCAGTTCTCTTAGGTTTACTTCTCTGGAATTATGGAATAAATAAATGTTCAATGTCATTGACTTCTACAGGTAATAACCCACACCAATGTTGTGTTTGAAGTACAGTCGGCCGAAGAAGTGGAACTGCAGGAGGCCAATGTTGTAGACGAAAGTCTAAAAAATGGAGAGGCCATGGTCAATGATGATGAAACTAAAAGCACTGGAAATCTTTGTTATATTCATCTCAAGGGACAGATGCTTCACATGGAAGAATGGAATTCCATGGTCTACCTTGCAACACCTATGTACGTCCCTGTTCAATAAATGGCATCATGTTTAAATACATACGTGTACAGTGTACTACCCAGTGCTATGGAAGATATGCATTGTTTTTGGTTGATGTTCATGAGTATCCTTTTTTTTCTGAGCCATACCCTAGATCCCTTTCAGTAGCCTCGactgggtggttggttggcatGAGTATCCAATTGCATTACTGTTGCATTACGTGCATTTGTTAACAGCCCTTCAAGTTGACGTTCTAATTGTCACATTTGTTACAAGGATTCTCTGGATACAAAGTTTGTAATGTGTTGATAGTGGCTtaaatttttcctttaaaaatattttgctaatGTCTGCACCTTCATTGCCTTGGAGGACGTGTTTTTCTGTCTGCTTTATAACTTGGGATTCTTAAATGCAGATGCATTTCATGTACACTTTcccatatatattttttaagtgaCAGGTTTTTTTAATTGAATGGTCTTCTTGCAGAAGAGCGATAGACCACTGGCCCCATTTTGCAACCCTTGTTTATAATCTCCctgaggcaaaaaaaaaaaaaaaaattcacacaCTGTTCTTAGAGTAGAGAACTGAGTTACTGCTTTTGTGTTCTGGCCCAAGGCAATAATACCTTGTAATGGAACCCTAAATCcttttgtacatgtagcttagcTAGCACATCTGTGCAAAACCAattcaaatgtaaacaactgtTATTCGATGGGCCAATGAGGTGCAATTACAGGAAGTGGCGACCATAAACCAATCATTTCTCCAACAAGGGcgatttttattgttgttctttGTAAcaagtattttgttttgtgcaTTACCATGATGTAAATGCTGTTCTACTATTGCTTCTGTTGCTCACTTGTACCACTAGTGTAATTTAAATCAATTAATAGCTTTAAGTTGACGCTTTATCCTTAATGTCGTTCCAACACTTCTTTGTTCACATTTCAGAATCGAAACTTTGGACATGCTGCACAGTCTCGGATTGTACATCAATGACTTGAGCATGCATGATTCTAGCAGAGACCTGGTGTTAGCGGGAACGCAGCAATCCGCAGAACTCAGACTTGCTCTTGACCAGGTTTGAAAGATTTGGAAGAAATTCAGCGGGCTAGACTCAAAAGTGGGATTTGTTTGTGACCTTTTTAAATGGACATTACCCACAACCATACAAACGACCAGAGGAGAGGCTAACGGCTATGTAGCGTCTTGTTGTCAACGTCTATGAATTCATAAAGCTATCAAACCTGTAAATTAAGTTTCTGGTTCTTTTTACAAAGcccaaaagaaaatgatttagcGTTGACAGTTTTGATGACTATCGGTCGCCATCTTTATGAAAACTAACGCAGTGAATGTCATGGAATGTTAATTGTGACCTGTCATAAATTAGGACTACGTCCATCAAAGCGTGCAATGTCACATTGAGGACCTTACGataggacgacgacgacgacggctacgaagACGCCGCAAAACAATTGGcttaatgaacaaaaataaaggctctgcacgccctgcgcATGCGTTTTGCACTTTTGGTGCATTTCTTCGCCGTCTTCGTCCTGACaacagggagctttagcaacgacaacggcgacgtcaacgagaaaGGTCACAGTTAACATTTCATGACATTCACCGTGTTAGTTATGATAAAGGTGGCTGACAATCATAGAAACTGTCAAAAAAAGCTCATTTTAATGTAGGCTATGTTAAAAGAGCCAGGGGCTTAACCGTTAGCCTCTCTTCTGGCCGTTTGTAAGGTCGTGAGTAATGTCCGGTTAAAAAAGTCACTACTGAACAAATCCCATTTCTGAGTCCCCTAAAACAAGTGGTTATTACACATACTGAAAACACCCAAACTCTTGGCGATTGCACTTAAGtgtttttaagaataaattcaAGGCACTGGTATGTTTATAGCCTTGATCCTTTCCGGCGAGGTTTCCCCATTTTGATTGACGAGCAAAGCCTTGTATTAAAAAATCTGGTGTTGATATCGCTCATCCTTGTATTGATGCCCTTGAGTATGATTATGCTGGTCAAATTATCCATCATACCGCCTATAACCGGTTTTCAGGGCCCGCGTTTTTTCCACTTCACTGTTTGCAATTGGGCCATAAATTGAAGTGGAAAAACAAAGGGCTGTAATATGGTGACTCTCGAAGTTAAGAAGATTTTTTGTTATAGTTATAGATGTATGGAGCGAGCAATAAAACAAATTAGTGTAGCGGGCTGAATCTGGAATGTGGCCCGATTAAATGACCATTCACAGCGCATGTACTGAGAGGTATTATAATTTGTAATTATCctaggaacttctgaaaagcgCGAAGCTTGAGGAGAGTATGAAGGCACTGGACATAGAAAAGAGACGGACGGATTCCCTGCTGTATCAAATGATTCCCAGATCAGTGGCTGATCGTCTTCGGCAGGGAGAACCAGCCCTTAACACTTGTGAGGTAATCAAGACATGCATCTATCTATTAATTGTACTTATTCTTGACTTGCTTTTTTCATTACCATACATATCGGAATCAGTGCCCACAGACAGTGACAGCATTGCATCCTGATATTAAAACGATACCTCTGGGGTCGCGGAATGTGTTGGAGATGTCAACACTAGCATAAACATTGCTTTTATCTATTATTACACCTTTAGTATACTTTCGAACTGTGAACTCAAATTTCGAACACATGCATGTTTCGTTATTCACCGCTGCCAACCATACACTGTATTTGTGTTGAAAGATGGCGGCAAGACAGGCAGGGTGTGCCCTTTGACCGCTCCACTACAGTGTTGGGCGGCAGCGAAAAGAGAAACCTTTGAATGGAATTTGAGTCCGTGTGGTTATAGACAGCGCACtgtaaaactgaaagaaaacgTTGAAAATTTAAAACGTTTTGGTATGTATCTGGATAAGAAAGAGTCGACTTTGTAAGTGTCACTGCTAAGTCCTTTTTACCTAGAAGACTTATGTAATCGTCCTTCGAACGCCGTTGTGGGAAGCAGGGTAGCCGCTGTAATACGAGCCGTCATCTTCCACCtatcgattcccggactcggcgctaaatgtgggttgagtttgttggttttctacccCCTGCCTTGAGAGGTTTTTCTACAGATATTCCGCCCCCACCGCCCTTTCCTCCATCCCGAGCCAACCCACATTCGACTTGATTGGACTTGCTGTGAGGACGCCTGGTGTGGTGGATGCTGCTCGCGGACCGTACTCCAGCGCTCCTTGCTCGAATCCCAGCAGGCGCGTTCCAAAGTTCACTTATCTTTTCACCCATTTGAGGGTAGTGAATGAATCCCAACATTCGTGGATGCAAGTTGCGCATGTTACGGGATCGGAGTGGCGCCCACCCCGGCAGAAGCCAAAGAAAACGGAGCCTTCCGGTAGCCTTCGACTTTGGTCGGCCTCTTGCCTTGTACGTCTTCGAGCTTCGAAGAAAAGCTACTGACGTTTGACATACAGGGTTGTTTCTCTTCCAGTATCTAAATAATATGCGTTTGTTTCAGATGTTCAGTGATGTGTCAGTGCTATTTAGTGATGTTGTGGGATTCACACACATATGTTCTATGATCAGCCCAATGGAGGTTGTGACCATGTTGAACAACATGTACACAGCCTTTGATCAGATCTCTGAGCAACACAACGTCTACAAGGTCAGTTCTGTAGTCAGACaagaaattaaagcaaaaaagtAGGAAAATGTggtttatcaaacgagttgattaTGATAACTTAATCACCACAAGTTTCGAGTGTAAGAACAGATTGTCAGAGATATTTTACACCACCCATATTCGCCCAATAACGGAATACGCATTCGTAATCTTCCATCATGGGCTACCTGAGTATCTCTGTGATGAACTTGAGTGTCTACAAAAACGCGCGTTAaggattatttttcctcttttgcccTACTTGGACGCCGTGTCGGCAGCTAACCTAAGTAGTCTCGCAGATCGCCGTGGTGCTATATCAGCTGAACTTTTCAGTGACATAATTGGAATcattgcatcggcatcgcagagaACATGTtttcgaatcctgttgaaggTGTCTATGAGAGACCGTTGCTTAAATTATATTGAGaagtgagaggatcacttctccctttcattTATAACCCACCCGCGGCGcttctttcaatttctttatTTCTAATCAATCAATTGCCGCCGGTAACGTGACAGAGTAGAAACGATCTACTCAGCATGTAAAAGACGAGAGATCTTTAATTTTCTCGCAAAATTACTTGTCTTGTTTTTGGGAAGTGGTTATATagacccttttaataagtctaatatatgccgtttttcgctaatgacgtcaaactcatgcttttaaaattattcagaaatgtacaaaggcttcaaacaagaaaagaaatcggaaaagttttaggcctttgtacatttctaaataaaatttgaaagcaagagttcgacgtcattagcggaaaacggcatatattagacttattaaaagggtgtataggcGGAGTTAATCcaaaaacttattttttttcttcaggtaGAGACAATTGGTGATGCTTACATGATCGTAAGTGGGGTTCCTGAAAGGAGCAAATACCATGCTGAACATGTAGCTGACCTGGCACTCGATATGATTTCAGCAATGCCGTCACTGGTCGATCCATCAGAGTCATTTCCACACCTAAAAATTAGAATAGGTAAGAAGAGACATATCTTCAATCGAGATTTAGTGTATCTGATGTTGTTGTCAACAATCGTTGACCCAGTGGATAACTTCAGCTCCGTCTGGTGTTCTTTTCTGTAACCACCGTAAGTAGTGTTtggttttcaaaacaaaagaccttcacacatttaaatgatgtatagatttagccaaaaaCCAGTTCCTGGTCAGcattcaacttaaaaaaaaaacagctgacctagATGAGctttaagcttgagcccgcgttatggtcacgtgatactggttagaggatactttgttttgacagtTATCAATTAACCATAATAtgaatgtccaatatcaaagatgtttccgccaaaaaacgcgggttgcaccACATAGACATGGTGGGGTCGTACGGTGACCcgaaccaaattttctcgcaaagGTGGGTTGCCACGCGCACGCGCCGGGGCTCcgctaaaaattaaaatacgtATAGAATTTGCACCGATCTTTCTTTATTACTCTGTCCTCCAATTTTACGCCCGATCACATCAAGGCCCTTCCTTCTCAGGACGTCGCTTTCCTTGTCGAAGATCTTACTTTAACAAGCCATTTGGCCCCTCACTTCCTTTTAATAGTTTTTTATTAAGTTAGCATTACAGCTACGTGGAAAATTTATTGCTATATGGGAACTGTGTTACTTGACCTCTCTTACTCAAAAGAGTGGGTTTTTCTGGAATGGATCCGCCTAAATCAGGATCATTACACACACACGAAGAACGTAAATTTAGCCCATAGGGCTATACATAAGTACCAGGACCGATAATGTTTCTGGTAAACGGTTAACCCACTGATTAACCGTGAGGTTAACCACTGATGTTCGATGCATAAAAATTTGagatttttctctctttgtttgtttgtgtgatGAATGAAGTACTTAAACTTTACCTCATGTAATTCTAAGAGAACGAAAAAAAACTAAGTTTTGCAGATCCATTCTTTTCACAAATCACAAAGAAGCCTCTCTACTCACTGTTTTTTAATATCATTTTTATGACTAAATTAGGTGTACATACTGGAATGGTTGTAGCAGGTGTTGTAGGTTTGAAGATGCCGCGATACTGCTTGTTTGGTGATACTGTCAATACGGCATCCAGGATGGAGTCCACTGGATCGGTAATAAACCTACTCTTTTTGTAATACACACGTGGGAACGTTTTTTGTGCAAACGCGGTGAGATAGTCACATAAAGCTCCCGAAGTGCCCCCTAATTCCACTTCACTGTGCAGAAAAGCGAAGCAGGCCATAAAAGTCACAAAGAAGCGCATGCTCCTCTTCCTTAAACTGACACAAACAATCCAAACCTGAAAAAACGCGACCTCTcagtgatttatattttttttttagctgatCTTGGCAACAACAAATTATCAATGGCACTTCCACAGAGGCACTATTCTTCTTCCAATTCCGAAGTGAACCCGATGGAATGAGAAAATGATAGTTCTTAGGATAATTATATCTTTTCGTGGTTGACAGGAAATGAAAATCCACATCAGCGAAACAACCTTCAGTTGTTTAGAAAACGCAAACTACTGTATGAAGAAGCGGGGGAGCATTGAAATTAAGGTAATTTTGCAACACAAATGTTGAAGTTTACTTTGGCTATCAGATCAACTGCGTAAAAGAGTTGGTTAATGCCAATCAGTTTAAACCGCTGGCCAGTACTGAGTACAGTGCAGGATGTTGTCGGCATGGGTTCATTCCGAGCAAGACAATGGAGAAAGCGCTGCCTTTGTACACAAATCGTTAGACTTTCTAGTTGGACAAAGGCAATGACTTTTGAaccccgtctcataacccttgttcaTAATCTtcatgggacgttaaagaacccatacACTGTTCGCAGACACAATTATGTCATAGCGTTCCCGGTTCAGTGTTTTGGCTTAATTAAGGTGACAATATCTCGTAAAAGACCGATTCTTTGCTTTTCGCCTCACACCCGTGCAAAAAGGCGATCATAGTATTCACTAACATTCGGACAGAAGGCTCTCAAAGCAAGGACAAAAAATGTCATAGTTGCTGATTCCAGTAAGTGTGGAACAACTGAGTGTCCCTGTTCAACCTGACTCACGGTCACTGTGGGCTCGTCCCTGTTTataagagcagttttcaaactGATGACTGTCGAAAGCAATTACGCAATTACagttgctacgcttagtgattggtttaaaaatattcGCACCAGTTtgtcaaccaatgaaaaggaaaaccaaaaccgatCGCTACTTGCGCGCGcaatttttcccgcgctttaagCAAGTTACAtagaattgctacgaatttggattggttcattgccgtgtttgcacctgctgtgattggccgAAGCagttactttggtatttgtttttcgacactcgattgaaaaccccTCTAACGCCCTGTTGTTGCTGTAGGGAAAAGGAGGAATGAAGACTTATTGGCTAGTTGGCAAGAGAGCAGTTGATGACGAAACTGTCCAATCGTTCGTTTCGTTTGTCGGAGGTCGTAATCCCATTGCGATCTGTTCACACAGTGAAACAGATAGGATATCCAACTCTGCCCTTGGTCAAATCAACCTACAACTCTCAGGACAAGCTATACCCGATGACGACAAAGAAGGAGACTCATTAAATTGGCCCCTAGAAGAGAACGAAGTTATATACCCACAAAGAGACAGTCCGGTGGCTTACTATGGACATGTTCCGCACACACCTCAGAATAAAGGAATCAATGGATTGAGCTTTCAGTGGGACAAAGATAAGGTGtgattctttttcatttttgtcagcAAGGAATACGAAAAcaaaagtggaataaagtttTTGAGAAGTGCCTTACacaataggacgttttcaaccaacatctagagacaccaataacaatagagaaatgtacgacttctggtggacaaacaaaagaagctaatgagagatgttttgtttttgtccaccaacatggcggcgatgacgtcacgtaaaaATCATTTTTATTATGGACAGGAGTTACAATGGTTCGATATTTTTGTCGGGGCGTAGCGTTTATTGCCTCCATATTACATTTCGTTCATTCATCCAAAAACACAGattaatcaaagaaaaaaagcacGGAAAAGAAACAACGCGCAAGTTTGCTTCCGATTAGTGTAGACTATATTTCGATGCTATTTCTATGCGGGTCCTTTGTTGGCATTAATTTGAAATTCACCCAGGCATgtaatataaatataaattggATACGTATGCAGGAATTGAATGTAAAGCCCTGGGCCCGGTtattcaaaagccaattaacgctaatcccagtttaaaaattaaccaaggagtttatttctctactcccaaatgctgttcaacgccgATAGTCGGCAAAACTTTGCATTAGAAGCAGTctatcttgaaaaacaaaaataagcaaaagaaactttcaccaaaaagttgaaaacatgaaacaaacgtttacgctaattCTGGATTAAtgggctttcgaacaaccgagcCGCCCTTGTCACTTGCTTATTTTCCGTGGGGTACCGGAGTGTCGTAGCTTATtttcgttttaatttttttcagttccCAGGTAAAGGTAAAGAAGATGCTTTGTTAGAGGAGACGAACATTGTCAACGACGAGCAGCCAAACAAGAGAAGCGTAGGAGACATTGTACAGACCGAGGAAGCAACCAAAACCACGACGTGTACAACATCAACCTCTCTTTGCAACGTTCTATAAATTATGGTCCGTTGACAAAATTATGTGTTGTTCGATCATTTGTTTCCAAGTGGGAACTGCTGATCATGTGATTAGAATCCAAAAATACACCCGCGCTGTATTTGTCTGTcacggtgaatttttttgctCAAGTGTGAGAGAAGCGTTTCTTCTAAGTGGGGAGATTCTGAAAATGTTAATCATGGTCAAAGTTTACCatgcaaaattattttacaCTATGCTGTATAAGTTCCTTGATTTCCAAAAAGGTATTCATTCCAAAGCCACTTCAATCGGAGAAAATGTTGCACGCAGTCGAAATGTAGGTGTTTCATGAAAAAAGTGTAGTTTCCTGCGCTTAtatggatatatatatatttttgcttTGGCCCTTTTTTTCAGTAATTAAGAGCTGGAAAACGAGTGAATAGCATTCTTATTTATCAGTTGAGgaactttcttttccttttttattcaaGTATGAGTCACTGTTTTGCAAGGCATTTTTTTAGTTTATGGTGAA
The genomic region above belongs to Montipora capricornis isolate CH-2021 chromosome 8, ASM3666992v2, whole genome shotgun sequence and contains:
- the LOC138014570 gene encoding soluble guanylate cyclase 88E-like, yielding MYGLLLENFRLVMLEKYGEPVWNKIVEKAGVRNYTFATHKVYPEDVMSRLVQAAFEVTKQSTQEMTEEVGLHFLGFIGQYGYDRILKVLGRYMRDFLNGLDNLHEYLRFTYPKLKAPSFFCEDETEHGLKLYYRSSRKGFLYYVIGQIKAVGRFFYHMDVKVEVLEYTENKEGSKALFQLIFDNSAFMETRRRPKRHSIISLNSDVSNLKIPMDVLYEVFPFHIVFDQDMVISSIGNSLEAVLQDLPGKTISSQFSLIRPFVEFTWHNVITHTNVVFEVQSAEEVELQEANVVDESLKNGEAMVNDDETKSTGNLCYIHLKGQMLHMEEWNSMVYLATPIIETLDMLHSLGLYINDLSMHDSSRDLVLAGTQQSAELRLALDQELLKSAKLEESMKALDIEKRRTDSLLYQMIPRSVADRLRQGEPALNTCEMFSDVSVLFSDVVGFTHICSMISPMEVVTMLNNMYTAFDQISEQHNVYKVETIGDAYMIVSGVPERSKYHAEHVADLALDMISAMPSLVDPSESFPHLKIRIGVHTGMVVAGVVGLKMPRYCLFGDTVNTASRMESTGSEMKIHISETTFSCLENANYCMKKRGSIEIKGKGGMKTYWLVGKRAVDDETVQSFVSFVGGRNPIAICSHSETDRISNSALGQINLQLSGQAIPDDDKEGDSLNWPLEENEVIYPQRDSPVAYYGHVPHTPQNKGINGLSFQWDKDKFPGKGKEDALLEETNIVNDEQPNKRSVGDIVQTEEATKTTTCTTSTSLCNVL